CCGCCCAGAGCCCTGTCGATCTGGAGTAATTCCAGCAGCGAGATGGTTATGTCTTGGCTTCCGCCGCTCCACAAAAATGGGAATTTGACGGAATATCGTATCATCGGTCGCTTGGAACCGGACGACCCGAATTTCATCGATCAAAGGGACTACTGCGAAGAACGTAATTTGAGCCgctttatataaattcaatataacgAAATTCTCACCACGCCCAATATTTACGAGAATATTGTTGTTAcggatgtaataattattataatatataattgtaacattctataatggaaaataataatttcagctTTAACATTGCCCGAGAAGAAACCAATATCTGTCATGGccgaggaagaaagaaaacgcGCCGAGGAAGAGAAGGAGTTGGCGAAATCACCTGAGACCACTTCGTGCATCTGTGCTGACCGCGAAATGGCAGATCAATCGATCCGTGAAAAAGAAGTTTCCAGTTCGATCGCTTTTGAAAACGCCTTGCACAATCAGGTCTACGTCAAACGAATGATGAACGCGCGCCGAAGACGCGACACTAGCGAAATGCTAGTTGCGGCAAGTCTAGGTCAAATCAGCGAGGTAAGAGTAGCGAAAATttcattgttaaataaaaaataaaataaaattatttacaagcgaatataaaaagagtaataatttgcgttttaattttaattggtaAGTGGATTTTAATCAATAAGCGATATTTGGAAAGCCATTGTATTTTGTATCACGTGTAGACTCTGATTGAAATTTATGACATTTATGGTAGAAATTTATCAATACGGactaattgataataatttgatcGATTGCGCTAAATAGCGCTCACGTGTTGTTTCGCAAAAACTGATTAATCTTGATATTTCATGTTTAGGAGAAGGAGAAGGATGCTACGAAAGTAGTGAATGGCACAGTCATAATGTTCGACAAAAGAGTACCATTTACGAATCTTACTTTGGTCATGAGAAACCTTCGACACTTTGCCGCGTACAATATCGAGATTCAAGCATGCAGAGAACGAGTTGGAAACgagacgaaaaaaaagaattgctcGACGAAGAGCATGAAAACGTATCGTACGTTTGCTATGGAGAGCGCAGATAATATTCCACTCAACACTTTCCGGCTGTCTATTTCTggcgaaaataataatagtcttACTGCGGTTACATTGTATTGGGACGAGCCGCCTCAACCGAATGGCCTAATTGTCGCGTATCAGATTGAATACAAAAGAGTggacataaaaaatgtaagtaatatttttactctaTTAGTATAAGTAAATGCACTACGAGCGAGCGTGTTTTCGATGCAgctttcgagaaaaaaaaaactgcaaactGATTATATCATCTAGTTATATCTATTATAcagagatttaattaattataattaaaaatttgaattatttatgctGACTGTATTGCCATGATCTAAATATAATGTTGTTCTGTACAGATAAAATCAATGATAATATGCGTTACAAGACGTGAGTTCACCAAGAGGGATAATTCGTACATTTTAAAAGACCTTTCTGCTGGAAATTATTCTGTAAAAGTGCGAGCTACGAGTTTAGCCGGAAACGGCGCATACACcgaagtgaaatatttttatattccggAATCTGGCACGATCAGTAAATTTCAGATTATCCTATTTTCAATATTGGGCTGTGTCCTACTCATTCCTATGACATGGATAGCACACTgcatatataagaaaaaatcaatGCGGAATGTGCCTAGCATGAGGCTTATCGCGACGGTGAATCCAGAATACGTGAGCACGAGTTACGTGCCGGACGAATGGGAAGTGCCgagaaagaaaattcaatTGTTGCGAGAATTGGGAAACGGCTCTTTCGGCATGGTGTATGAAGGAATAGCCAAGGACGTAAAAGGCAAATCGGAAGTACAGTGCGCCGTGAAAACTGTAAATGAAAACGCAACCGACCGCGAACGAATAGAGTTCCTTAACGAAGCGTCCGTTATGAAGtaagattaattttgtttcctTTTGTGATCGCAATGATTCTCTTTGGATATTGATTCGTTATATTTTCTCGTTTTGCAGGGCTTTTCATACCCATCACGTGGTCAAATTACTGGGTGTGGTATCGCAGGGCCAACCTACATTGGTAGTTATGGAGTTGATGGTGAACGGCGATCTGAAAACGTACTTGAGAAGCCACCGACCAGACGTTTGCGAGAACTCCAAGACACCTCCAACGTTGAGAGACATTTTGCAAATGGCGATTGAGATTGCGGACGGCATGTCTTATCTCTCTGCGAAGAAATTTGTCCATAGAGATTTGGCCGCTCGCAATTGTATGGTGGATGACAAACTGACCGTGAAGATTGGTGATTTTGGCATGACGAGAGACATATACGAAACTGATTACTACAGAAAAGGATCCAAGGGGCTTTTACCTGTCAGATGGATGGCACCGGAAAGTTTAAAAGATGGCGTATTCACCAGCTTTTCTGACGTTTGGAGCTACGGAGTCGTTCTGTGGGAAATGGTAACGCTAGCTTCGCAGCCGTATCAAGGCTTGTCAAACGATCAGGTAAATATACAAGTTGCTGCAATTAAATGTATACGATATATTCTCTGGTTGCGTTATACGTTTCTCTGAATTATCGCGATGTCCTTTGTAGGTATTGCGCTATGTGATTGAAGGAGGGGTTATGGAACGACCGGAAAATTGTCCTGACACGCTATATAACTTAATGTGGCGTACCTGGAATCATAGATCCTCGAAAAGACCTACCTTTATAGACATTGAGACGCAGTTATTGCAAGAGATGAATATagaaaactttgaaaaaattagcTTTTTCCACAGCCCGGAAGGAATCGAAGCTCGAAATCAAAATAGTTCACATTCACCGCAAAATGAGTAAGAATATTATCCcgtattgtttaataatactcGCTTAGCATTTCGCTTGTGCatttgaataatgaaaaatgaaattattcaatttccgCAGAGATTTAGAAATGGTTGCTCTACAAGACCTGCGGGAGGAAGAACTCGAGGGAGGAGAGGATTCGCCACTGCGTCAAGACTTTGGTGACTTTGCAAGTTTTGAGccttgcaatattaaaaatactttaagtCCACGATACGGAATAAATTCATACGGTGAAACTTCTAATGCTACTTCCAATTTCCATGACATGAACTCTTCAGAAGTACCTAAAGCTGGATTTGACGAATTTGGTGGCATATCCGGAGATTCGCTAGTATCTAGTAAGGACACATTGAACTCGCCTTACGTAGAAGGTAGCCTTAAATCAGTCAGGAGTTCgccttttatatataagaaaagcaCATCCCGCAGTAACATAAGTCAAGCGTCTTTGGGAAAGTCTGTGAGTCCGCAAGGTTTAGTCAGGCAAAACTTTCTCGACAGCCCAAATTCGTCTAAGCCTCAAAGTGATCCCGATTACGAAAATAGTCCCGAAATAATGTCGGGTCTCGAAAAGAAGATTAGTCCGTTGCACATAGAGTTTGCATCTATGGACGCTACAGACATTGAGATTAACGGTGACAAAAAGGACAGCAAGTACACGGCTGATTACGTGAACAAACCGGAAACGTTGAATAACGGTTACATTGGTAATACAACCACGTAGTTTCAATAATTCTCTCTATCAGCATCCGCGGTGTGAAACAAATCGTATATACGATAATtcgaaattatattctttggGACGAATCGATATATTCCAACAAAAAGGCAGTGTCTGTGCCAAATTTTTGAGCATACTGGATTAGAGTTTTGAACGGATCACATTTGAGCTATGTTTTATATACATGAGAGGAGGATGTTAGTGTTCTAGACTAACGTAAGTTATACTTGTAAGTGTATATTTTAAGTGTCTAGACGTAACCAAGAGTGCAGGTCCTAACAAACCAGTGGAGTTTTCTCATACGGGTGTTACCATGTCTTAATTCCGTCTCtgtaaatgtaattaacatCGCTACGCGTGTACAGCTAATTACATGTTTGTTGTGCTGCGATGCATGTTGGAAAACGGATAGcggatatatttatatcagatACTGTCTTTTTGAAGTTATCGCTGTAATATACGTTAATATAGAGAATTTAGCTTACTGAAGATCCGTTATCATGGAGTTAGAAACAGCTGCGGTTCAAACCAAACGTCTCTCCTGCAAAATTGGGCTGACATGAAAAACATGCCAAGATATACCTGTCAGATGCATGATGTCCGTTGACAAACACGTGGCAGTCCCTCTTCCCATTAACTCTCTAGTGTGTAAGCGCGTATCAAAGAATTAAGCAGGTATTCATTACTTGTACCATAGATTTCCTCTTCAATTTTCAGTCGCAAAGTAcgctaatttttattataagtaatCATATATTTAGCACATCGATTTGCTTTCCCAACGTTTACAGTAAGTTTAGTAAACCAAAGTGGCAATTAGGTCGACTACCGCGTTGGTACGACATTTTGTTCACAGCAAAGAGaccacattttataaattttgtgaatTATGCCTAGTCGCCACTTTGCACGATTTTAGGCTTTGAATACTATAATAACAGATTCAATATTTGTTggaagatatatatttgtggAGGGTGGTTCAGAATAAGTGTATCGACTTAGCAAGTATATATCGCGttcctttaatttataaatttctattatatttatattttctacgtTGTTTTAACGTTTTTGACTTCATTGTATCAACTGATTCAAGAACTCTGAATCCACCAATTACTCGACGTGTATGGCAGGAGAATTAGAGAGTAAGGACCTTTTCAAGAAAGTCAAATTTTCAGTAGTGAATGTTTGGTTGATAAGCGTTTGCGATATAGTCTGCAAAGAGTTTGTAATCccaagtaattattttaatacttttattgtaattatagtAAAATCTTAAACGAAAACAATATTAGTCTCTAGTCTTTATACacgaaattaatattgttacattttaatttcgaaACTATCATGATCAAATGTTATGCTAGCGATATTAATTTGAATGGCGCCCTACTCTCGTTTCTTATTCCGTGTATTTAGATAATCTAACGAAAATAGAAATTCAACAAAGAGTATAAAGCAAAACTGTACTGTGTGTTTAAAAAGTTTCAGGATTGAGTACATTTTTCTAACGATCATAACGTGCAGAAAGACacttaatttaatgtttatttgtcTTCGTTTTTATTGAATTCAAATAgcgcattaaattaaatattgtattttgcgaacaaataattagtttttttcaaaaaatttgttcaattatCGTTGTTTTAGTTCTGAAATGTTTTCAACATACCTTGCTCATACGATATAAGCTATGTGTTTACTATTTCGTGGAGCTGGCACATGAAATCGCGCTTCGCCTCTCTGATATCTCTTAAGGAGTCATATCTctcactacttattaatatcacttttataaagatttatcgTGCAATTTACAGTATCATAAATTTACAGGCTCTACATCGTGCAATAGAATCAACCGCTGCTTACGCTTTATAAGCGAATATAGCAACTCATAGTATCGCTTACATACAATATCGCCCTTAATCCGTCATGCAGTGATTTCTGCGTCGCTCCACGaaataaatgatgaaattCAGAGGCATACATCGTGTTTTTTAGTAGAAACGAGAGACCGTAGACTGTCTTAGAGCCCAGTGAGAAACAAGATTGATGACGGACAAAAAGTTGAACCCTGGTGTAATCAATGCAGTCGCGAGACAAATAATAATCGGTCGAATCCTAATGGAATGAGCTAAGGAAACAATTGTAATACGAGCAACGCAACGCGATGCAATTGAGACTACACATAAACGAGCCTGTAACACAAGACTGATTAGCTAATCCTACTATACATCCGTAATCTCTCAGTAAGTTAAAGATACAAGACACAAAATGGTAGAAGTTTCATATCCCCTAACACCTCGATTGGTTTACTTCATTTATTGTTCTCGCCGTGCATCCACTTGACGATACATTGCGCAGTTCATTTCgagatttcttaattatatgcgATTCATGGTTGTTTCTCGTTCCTACGACGTCGCGCACATATCGTTGTGTCACTTTGGTTCCCCTGCTTGTCGGAACAGGTGTTAAGTATATGGGGTTGTCTGTTTCTGAACGAGAATCTGTGTTTAATGTTGacgtttttatataattcggAGGGATgcattttcttgaaattattcAACCTTTGTCCATTTAGACGATTAAGGCTCAAATCAGACTTCTCTCAAAATAAAACGGTAGGCCCTGTTATCCAtttacattgttattttatttgattaaacttTATTACTTAAACGTGTAGTTCGCGCAAATTTTTCTCCCCGGAAAAATAACCGtttgaaaattgactttagattgatcaaaatattttttaacggaGTAATACATTAATCTCAAGATACCCTATATATCAACGACTAAAGTACCAGTGACCTAATAGCAAGTACCTAAACgctattcgaaatatttatatatattatacgttGGATAAGTCGCGCGATATCGCAGGTGTACAGACGTGTAAGACAATGTCAAAAGTATAAGAGAAGAAATTTATGTAAGTTGCAGGAAAGATACAAATCTTCTAGGACATGCCGTCGCTATCTTTAATGCTGTttttcgctctctctttctttgaagtgttcaatatttcatccttttttttctattcttagCAGCTCTAGATTAACGATCACGCGATTATTCGTTCCCATTTTCAGATGTCCAAAAATTCTGTTCACTAGCGAAGTGCCAAGCTAAGCTATacttatttattgaaaagttGTTATTCTTCTGACTGAGAGCACCGATTGTATATCGTAACAGCTTGAACTCTTGACCGAATAATCGGACTACATCGCGATCGTGTACTTATAGCCTTGGATCCATACCAAAACCATTTTTTGCCCCTCGCTACTCTGCCGGGTTCATTTaacgtataaatatttgtgtttttttttctgtttagaTTAAACTTTTTCGGAAGAAATTTAATGCGTTCCAGAAGGCGGTAAAAACAAGGGTATACACGATAAAGAAGCACGATTGATGACAGATATACCATTGATCGCCACGGCaaatgtatcataataataagcCTCGCGCTCGTATTCTGAagtatttaatgtaataacgAATGAAAGCAGTTAACGCTTAGACCACATGTACATGTACTACATATGAAGTAAATATGGTAAGTAAGATTAACACGAAAATGTTTCCTATACGACCGCGAGTCTCGGTATCATAAGAACGGCGTGCGATCGTGCTAATTTAGGCCTATAGTTCGATAGctctgtaatataataatctaggATTAAGATAGTACGTAAACAGTGTCTGGAAATTGTATAACTGTAAAATGCAGAGATGTGCCTGTTGACGCGCATATTGAGCGATTTAATAAATGTGTGACTCGATATATTCACTTGAACATACGTAAATTGTGTAAGACGGTGGTTTAAGGATGTAAGCCAATGCGCCGATATCAATGTACATCTGTATCAATgatgaaaaaatgtttgaagaaTATCGGACATAACGCAGAAGAACCGCATTTTTCTTTCGTTGTAGAAATTAAGTGAAGTGCTGCATACTCTGACCGCGTCCGTGCGTGAATAATTAGTCTCCCGGTGTTTGTTTTTTCCTCGACTGAAGCATAACTATTCATGTCGAAACGTCGAGGAGGCATATTGACATAGGATTACTCCATCTCGAtccgcaattttttttgtatttattctgTAAATGAAGCTAATTTAGAGCGCAATCGCAGCTCGAGAAACTATGAGTCGATAACTTAATGgacttttttgcattttagcAAATATATGAGTATTGCGGTGACTCAATTCTTTTTGCAACTGATATCACGCCCTTCATACTTTGagattattatcaatttttggaCATATGTTGATTTTAGGAGGTCTTAATCGATATTTtggttattaattttttgttacggATTAATCTTTAGCgcctatatttaaataaaagaatcttCCAGAATGAAACAAGGCTCTGATTATGAAATTACTTCTGTCTTATGATGAAAATGACTTTGATTATAGTGTCGTGTCAGCTTTCAGATTTTCGTTCGAATATTAAACTCTGTTCGCAAATAGTTCCTTTCTTTACTGTTTCTACATTTACATGTAGCTGAGATCTCTATTTCTTCTATCGTGTGTATTGCATAGCATACGTGTATCATTATAtactcatatatatataacaaaaaaatatgttctacCATTCAATCCACACACATTAACTACTTTTTACTTTACAATAGAAGTTACTTCCAACTACATAACTGCTCAATAGATTGCTCAAGTTCTATAACGATTTAACAATAAGATAGCACCATAAAACAAGTAACGAATCACGCaccaatattttacatcacgttgcataaaaatataaggaaTCCGAGAGTCTTCAAATTATTACTgaatttcagaataattaatctaagtaacatttttatgaatttgcAAATGTTTTAATGGTTTATTTTACGCTTTGGCagcttataatttatagacaACGATTTAACTGTTggcaaaaatcgaaaaaatatcttccgtttttatatacattgctataaaaatcgatttctttTATTAGAATTGCACATATTTGAGCGACGTCCAGTTGTTCCTATCGTAAGGACATCGATGCTATTTTTATCAGACTGTGTTATACAGCAGCCCGTATTTATCGTTAATTGTACGTGTTTTCTGTGCTTATCGCAGCTATCACTCATATGcacttatttaaataataaatattgtttcagCGCTCATACGTAGTACCGTAACAATATATTAcgtagatttattttttacggtTATGTAGAGAAAACGAAACGTTCAGGAATATTTCGTTTGTCCAAACGATGATCGATGCTGCCTTATTCAAACTGctaagaataaataaagtcACCAATAACGCAACGAATGCTCAAAcgattaatttgcaatttgcaaattaCGAATGTAATAGAAGCAAAGTTGTCTTGTCAATTTACGATCAGCTGTGATACAGATGTGCAAAGAGAATAAATcggtaaattttttctctttttcgctaGATGCTTCTCAGCGACGTTTTGTGCACCGGTTCAGCCTCCAAATGTTTGTAAATAGCGCTTCGACTAATTTACAACAAAGCCGTGAGCAAATGTACGAATTGCACGCGAGACTGTATGACTTTAGGCTATGAGATGTGGATGTATAATAGTTTGATGTAATAATGGACAGAAGTGTGTTTATAGtacgttaaataaaatcaatacatattatttaacagGATACGTATCCATTCGTACGCAGAGCTTCCTTTAACGAAGATCGCGAATGATGAAGAAAAGAGTAGAGAAGCACTCGCgtcatttcttttcaaaaatatatgtcgaaaaatgtttttatcgcTGCTGTCGAGCTCTGTAAATTCGAATGTATGCTAGTTCTTTGTCGCAGTCATTAAATGGATTGAATAGCCTCCGATATACCGTTGCGCGTTATTCTCTCGTAAACAGGAGGATGCGAAATTAAAGATTAGCCTAACGTCTTTTCATACGTAACGCTGCGATGATATATGAGCCGCTTACGATAAGGTGGTGTATAATCTGGTTTTGAAATGCAGAATTTCatgagaattaattatatctaatgttaatgataaatcgtcattatttattatgtatatcaattgatacaaagcttatatcaattaatataaactcACATCGAACGATTTTGATACTGTTTTCAAAACAAATAGATTTACAtcactttgaaaataaatacgaaaatgaataatatacttaCATCCTCTTTTGAGAAAAGCGTTTAAATATCATGTGCCGCGAGGGCAAACTATTTTCTTACAGATTCTTTTGGACGATGCACAAATTAGTATATTTCCTTCCTAAGTTTAAAGCAAACGTTACTGCCGTGATAAGAAGATGAAGcctacaaaaagaaaaaaaaagaaatacgcTACGAAAAGAACATAAGCTCACTTTAAAAGACATCAATACTTCGGAATTGAATACTTATCTCGCGAGAAATGTGtcatcttcaattttttgttatttgctTCTAACATGATGTACTacttaatcaatttatattaggCGTATGCAAGAGTTTTAGTCTTTTCACTGctttggaaaaattattcggaattgaaatatattcccTCTTTTAGTGGTTTTGACGTTGAGATTTTCGAAATGTCGTGTGGCATGAGAGAACACAACTTTACAAATCAGTCGTGAATCTATATCATAAGACTAAAGATAAACTCCGACGAGCATCTATGTACTCGACACTGCCTTCGGTATGAAttccaacaaaaaaaaaaaactgtctcAAACATTCCACTCGATTTGTAATAATACTGGCAAAGATGTTGTCTTAGGAtacttgtaaatattgatttaaacgttttgaaaGTGGCAATTTTGACGCCAGTGAATTATACTCTGACGGATCGCAGGTGAAAAGGAATgataacttgtaaaaataattggatATAGACACAACGCGGACATTAGAGGAACTCGCAAAATTGCTTGAAAGTGATAAGGAAACCTCCAAACAATTAGAAGATACGGGAATGATCCAGAAGTTCGGACACGAGGTGCCGCGTAAACTCTCTGCAACCGTCATGACACAGCGATTCAACACACGCATCTCACTGCTAAGCAACGAAGAAAGGACTTGTTGTGGAATGTTTTAACGGATGGTTATACACGGATTACGTAAAGACCAAGCAACAATAACGGCGAAACAAAATCATTTGTACAAAGTTTTTTCTGGTGGGAAATGAGTTgtggaaattattaattatttgcacaatttattcgcatatatCCCAGcagaaaaattatcatttattaattattattctttagtCTTTAGAGTCGTGTCTTCTATAGTACGTGATCCATGTATAACCACCCGTTACAACATTCCATAAAAAGTTCTTTTTTCGTTGCTTAGTAAGCAGCGAAATGCATGTGCTGAATCGCTGTGTCATGATGATTGTAGGATAGAGAGTTTACGCGGCACTCGATGTCCGAACTTCTGAATCATTCCCATATCTTCTAATTGTTTGGAAACTGTTTCTTCATCATCAAGCAATTTTGTGAGTTCCTCTAGTGTCCGCGTTGCGTCTTCATTCCATAATTTTTGCAAGTAATTAATCCTTTTTGCTTGCGATCCTTCAAAGTATAAGGGTGtgctttttttatgattttcaacCGGAAATTGTTGTGGTTCCTTCA
This window of the Linepithema humile isolate Giens D197 chromosome 1, Lhum_UNIL_v1.0, whole genome shotgun sequence genome carries:
- the LOC105675837 gene encoding insulin-like receptor isoform X1 — encoded protein: MKSSPVACHARRFCGDAAFDEDGSSSAAFSSETRSTAYYCHCLSSSDHDAAFEDADGASHLPTPTSTMACDLCERLRGRTDGHFDLVDAIRTEDSRMADWPSRRRRDENNSLTSDSKASGEKRDRTSRCDRIPLDESSARCASNVVRWKLASRLQAKSTEWRRLMWIVFLLAMVSMVIHPGLAAAQKNISTVKSFNTDGVCQSIDIRNSVNELSKLEGCRVVEGFVQILLIDRAEPSNYTDHVYPELVEITGYLILYRVNGLRSIGHIFPNLTVIRGHSLFINYALVAFEMMHLQEIGLHSLTNILRGSVRFEKNPTLCYVNSIDWDIIAKAGKGEHVISGNKPTNGCPICDRNCPKKQTKRDETLCWNRLHCQRICDPKCGDGACDDTGACCHSSCLGGCTGPTVNDCIVCRNVVINGTECKDRCLNGTYEFMNRRCIGEQECRRMPKPREASDTVKKYPYKLFNNTCVIECPAGYMETEGNDPSCRKCNGQCLKECPGSNVDSIASAQKLRGCTHIQGSLEIQIRGGKNIVKELEDSLSMIEEIDGYLKIVRSFPLISLNFLKNLRVIRGNTLENHKYSLAVFDNQNLQELWDWETHPNLTILSPAGPAKLFFHFNPKLCLQKIEILRDKAKLEDFNDHDVASSSNGDKVACNVTQLKTKVIKKTSRGAIIEWEAYTHHDTRSLLGYVVYFIEAPNRNVTMYDGRDACGGDGWRVEDISADSVMPQSPNSTDRHPEPFSHILTLLKPYTQYAYYVKTYTIATERSGAQSKLEYFTTLPDAPSPPRALSIWSNSSSEMVMSWLPPLHKNGNLTEYRIIGRLEPDDPNFIDQRDYCEEPLTLPEKKPISVMAEEERKRAEEEKELAKSPETTSCICADREMADQSIREKEVSSSIAFENALHNQVYVKRMMNARRRRDTSEMLVAASLGQISEEKEKDATKVVNGTVIMFDKRVPFTNLTLVMRNLRHFAAYNIEIQACRERVGNETKKKNCSTKSMKTYRTFAMESADNIPLNTFRLSISGENNNSLTAVTLYWDEPPQPNGLIVAYQIEYKRVDIKNIKSMIICVTRREFTKRDNSYILKDLSAGNYSVKVRATSLAGNGAYTEVKYFYIPESGTISKFQIILFSILGCVLLIPMTWIAHCIYKKKSMRNVPSMRLIATVNPEYVSTSYVPDEWEVPRKKIQLLRELGNGSFGMVYEGIAKDVKGKSEVQCAVKTVNENATDRERIEFLNEASVMKAFHTHHVVKLLGVVSQGQPTLVVMELMVNGDLKTYLRSHRPDVCENSKTPPTLRDILQMAIEIADGMSYLSAKKFVHRDLAARNCMVDDKLTVKIGDFGMTRDIYETDYYRKGSKGLLPVRWMAPESLKDGVFTSFSDVWSYGVVLWEMVTLASQPYQGLSNDQVLRYVIEGGVMERPENCPDTLYNLMWRTWNHRSSKRPTFIDIETQLLQEMNIENFEKISFFHSPEGIEARNQNSSHSPQNEDLEMVALQDLREEELEGGEDSPLRQDFGDFASFEPCNIKNTLSPRYGINSYGETSNATSNFHDMNSSEVPKAGFDEFGGISGDSLVSSKDTLNSPYVEGSLKSVRSSPFIYKKSTSRSNISQASLGKSVSPQGLVRQNFLDSPNSSKPQSDPDYENSPEIMSGLEKKISPLHIEFASMDATDIEINGDKKDSKYTADYVNKPETLNNGYIGNTTT
- the LOC105675837 gene encoding insulin-like receptor isoform X3, with translation MKSSPVACHARRFCGDAAFDEDGSSSAAFSSETRSTAYYCHCLSSSDHDAAFEDADGASHLPTPTSTMACDLCERLRGRTDGHFDLVDAIRTEDSRMADWPSRRRRDENNSLTSDSKASGEKRDRTSRCDRIPLDESSARCASNVVRWKLASRLQAKSTEWRRLMWIVFLLAMVSMVIHPGLAAAQKNISTVKSFNTDGVCQSIDIRNSVNELSKLEGCRVVEGFVQILLIDRAEPSNYTDHVYPELVEITGYLILYRVNGLRSIGHIFPNLTVIRGHSLFINYALVAFEMMHLQEIGLHSLTNILRGSVRFEKNPTLCYVNSIDWDIIAKAGKGEHVISGNKPTNGCPICDRNCPKKQTKRDETLCWNRLHCQRICDPKCGDGACDDTGACCHSSCLGGCTGPTVNDCIVCRNVVINGTECKDRCLNGTYEFMNRRCIGEQECRRMPKPREASDTVKKYPYKLFNNTCVIECPAGYMETEGNDPSCRKCNGQCLKECPGSNVDSIASAQKLRGCTHIQGSLEIQIRGGKNIVKELEDSLSMIEEIDGYLKIVRSFPLISLNFLKNLRVIRGNTLENHKYSLAVFDNQNLQELWDWETHPNLTILSPAGPAKLFFHFNPKLCLQKIEILRDKAKLEDFNDHDVASSSNGDKVACNVTQLKTKVIKKTSRGAIIEWEAYTHHDTRSLLGYVVYFIEAPNRNVTMYDGRDACGGDGWRVEDISADSVMPQSPNSTDRHPEPFSHILTLLKPYTQYAYYVKTYTIATERSGAQSKLEYFTTLPDAPSPPRALSIWSNSSSEMVMSWLPPLHKNGNLTEYRIIGRLEPDDPNFIDQRDYCEEPLTLPEKKPISVMAEEERKRAEEEKELAKSPETTSCICADREMADQSIREKEVSSSIAFENALHNQVYVKRMMNARRRRDTSEMLVAASLGQISEEKEKDATKVVNGTVIMFDKRVPFTNLTLVMRNLRHFAAYNIEIQACRERVGNETKKKNCSTKSMKTYRTFAMESADNIPLNTFRLSISGENNNSLTAVTLYWDEPPQPNGLIVAYQIEYKRVDIKNIKSMIICVTRREFTKRDNSYILKDLSAGNYSVKVRATSLAGNGAYTEVKYFYIPESGTISKFQIILFSILGCVLLIPMTWIAHCIYKKKSMRNVPSMRLIATVNPEYVSTSYVPDEWEVPRKKIQLLRELGNGSFGMVYEGIAKDVKGKSEVQCAVKTVNENATDRERIEFLNEASVMKAFHTHHVVKLLGVVSQGQPTLVVMELMVNGDLKTYLRSHRPDVCENSKTPPTLRDILQMAIEIADGMSYLSAKKFVHRDLAARNCMVDDKLTVKIGDFGMTRDIYETDYYRKGSKGLLPVRWMAPESLKDGVFTSFSDVWSYGVVLWEMVTLASQPYQGLSNDQVLRYVIEGGVMERPENCPDTLYNLMWRTWNHRSSKRPTFIDIETQLLQEMNIENFEKISFFHSPEGIEARNQNSSHSPQNEDLEMVALQDLREEELEGGEDSPLRQDFGDFASFEPCNIKNTLSPRYGINSYGETSNATSNFHDMNSSEVPKAGFDEFGGISGDSLVSN